The window CACCAAGTATACTCCAATAATTATCATAATCGGATGGATTAtgagtaatactccctccgtttcaaaatatttgacaccgttaactttttagcacatatttgaccgttcgtcttattaaaaaaattttgaaatatgtaaaactatatgtgtacatgaaagtatatttaacaatgaatcaaatgatatgaaaagaataaataattacttaaattttttgaataagacgaatgatcaaacacgtacttaaaaagtcaacggtgtcaaacatttcaaaacgtgggaagtataaatatataaatcgATCGGTCTAACTCGAAAGAAAAAGCTCTCGCAATCACACGTTAAGCTTTTCTTTTCCTGTTTCCTGCAAATGATGGGCCAATCCTAAAACGCCACGGCCCTCACAGCTGCTGCCGCAGCTGTTACTAGTACTGATGATGCTGCTGCCAATCCCTACAGTTTTTGACTCGTGTATCTCTCACACCCACAAGACTGCAGTGCAGCGCCTCTGCCTCTGATAACTTCATCACAGCCAGAGGAGAAAACGAGCAGAGAGAGAGCCCCGGTCCAACTTACTAGTCCAACCGCACTACTAGTAATGATCTGAAAGTTCTGAACTTTACTCCAGTAGAGCGCTGTGCGACTGTACTGTGTACGTACTCTTGCAGCACGTACCGGTGGTGGTCGTCCTCGCCAATCCGGTCAAAAGATGGGGTCGCACGCATCGCATCGCATGCAACCTGCAGCGGCAGAAGCGCAGCatctgcgtgcgtgcgtgcgtgtgatCCGGACGACGAGAGATGCAaatgcaacaacaacaataattccaccaccaccgcaaccACAACACCAACAACATTCCATCCTGCAGAAGCCGTCGCGCAACccacccccctccctccctccaccggcCATTGTTTGCCTCGTACGCATGGTTCACCaactggaaaagaaaaaagaaaaaaagagagagagttcTGCACACGAGATGAGAGGAATGAGAGAATGCAATGGAGGAGAGGACGAGAATTGGtgcctgttttttttcttggttgatTTGAATGGAGATGAGTCCCACTAGTGCCAActgatacatacatatacaaaattggaaatttgattggagaagaggaggagaagaatcgaatctcttttttttttttagcttttcttttttttttctccgtcgTCGATGCTTGGTTGCTactaccgccgccgctgccgccggccgcaATGGCGGTTGTTAGTATGGTTGGAGGAAGTCGTCGGAGTTGGCGATGGAGTCGGCGGCGGGCCACGCCGACCGGAGCAGCTTGAGCAGGTGCTGCGCCTTCCGCTTCGCCCGCTCCGAGCACCCGCCCTGCACCATGAGGAGGAGCTGGCTCATGGCGCCCGCGCGGACCGCCTCCACCTGGAGCGGCTCCGAtccgcccaccaccgccaccagcgCCCCCGCCGCGTGCTCCGCTGACCGCCCGGACATGGCGCGCACCAGCGcgcacaccgccgccgcgcctcccccgGCGCCCGCGACCACCGCGTCGCGCCCGCCCTCCGTCCGGCACAGCCGCTCCACCGCGGCCAGCGCGCGCTCCGGCtcccccgcgccaccgcctccctccgcgacgcgacgcgcgagcgccgccgcggcaccggcggcgacggcgcgggggcgGTTCTCCTTGGCGAGGCAGAGCGCGAACAGTCCACGGATCCCGACGCGGACGGCGCGCGCGTGGGCCTTCTCCTCGACCAGCGCGACGAGCCCCTCCATGaccccctccgccgcgcccaGCACCGCCCTGGCGTCCGCGCCGGACACCGCCGCAACCGCCTCCACCACAGCCCCAGCATTAACCCTGCACTccagcgtcgccgtcgtcgtcgccgccccttCCCCACTCACCAGCAGCTCCCCGAGCCTCGccaccctctccctcctccccaccaCCTCCACAGCCTCAGCCTCACCCAACCCAACCATAGCAAGAACCGCCATCGCCTCGGCctcgacctcctccccaccagcGTTCGTCCCAAACGCCATGTCAACGAGCGCCGCCCGTGTCTCGTGGGTGGCCATGACGAGGCGGTTCTTGTCGGAGTCCCGGGCGAGCGCCCTGAGCTtgcggagcggcgggagcgcgGGGCACTGGGCGAGGAGGGAGCGGATGAGGTCGGGGTCGGCTGGCTGCTTCGGGGTGGGGATGCGCTCGACGCCGAGGGAGCGGTGGGCGACGCACCAGTCCTggatgaggcggcggagggtgTGGTTGGGGATGAGGGTGAAGGCGCGGTCGAGCGGGGAGCGGGTGACGGGGCAGGTGGTGTTGCCGGTGGCCACCCACGACTCGATGCTGGCGCGGTCGTAGGTCTGGCCGGTGGACACCGTCACCGGGTCGCGCATCAGCTCCAGGGAGATGGGGCACCGGAAGTACCAGGGCACCTGCACCCCCGCCGTGTCCAGGCCCAGCGCCAGCGGCACGCTCCCCGGCATCCGATTCTCAGCTCAGCTTCGCGGAATCGCGGCGTGGGGTGGGTTGGTGGGtgggtggagaggaggaggaggtgaggagtGGGAAGGTGGAAGGCGATGGAGACGAAGGGTATAAGTAGGCGGGGGAGCACGTGCGGGCAGTGAGTGAGCCTCCCTTCCTTCCCGTCGCTGCCTACGTGGGTCAGGGGGGGTTCGCCTTTGCGACGACTTGGTGTCGGAAGAAGGTACTGGCTGATGGTGGGCCGGGCGGGCTTCATCCGGCCCGCGCGCCCTGGGGCTACGGATGCGGACGTAACTGCCCATTTGGGGGTGAGAATGCCACGCGAGCCGGTCTTTGCGGGGCTCTTCATTGTaaccaaaataaattttattaaattttgttAACGCTTAAAGTTTGGTAAGTTGGTAATATTGTCAATttttgacaggatttcttatatatt of the Oryza sativa Japonica Group chromosome 2, ASM3414082v1 genome contains:
- the LOC4329616 gene encoding U-box domain-containing protein 25; the protein is MPGSVPLALGLDTAGVQVPWYFRCPISLELMRDPVTVSTGQTYDRASIESWVATGNTTCPVTRSPLDRAFTLIPNHTLRRLIQDWCVAHRSLGVERIPTPKQPADPDLIRSLLAQCPALPPLRKLRALARDSDKNRLVMATHETRAALVDMAFGTNAGGEEVEAEAMAVLAMVGLGEAEAVEVVGRRERVARLGELLVSGEGAATTTATLECRVNAGAVVEAVAAVSGADARAVLGAAEGVMEGLVALVEEKAHARAVRVGIRGLFALCLAKENRPRAVAAGAAAALARRVAEGGGGAGEPERALAAVERLCRTEGGRDAVVAGAGGGAAAVCALVRAMSGRSAEHAAGALVAVVGGSEPLQVEAVRAGAMSQLLLMVQGGCSERAKRKAQHLLKLLRSAWPAADSIANSDDFLQPY